The Salvelinus alpinus chromosome 21, SLU_Salpinus.1, whole genome shotgun sequence genome has a segment encoding these proteins:
- the ttc12 gene encoding tetratricopeptide repeat protein 12 isoform X1: protein MTKEFEDFESFLKNVDEISDLVKDLNSSDVTSQQRAVEKADCYISTLKEKEEPCKTLLNRTVINTNRSQQAPAPTGSQNDPSSSADHFMKMMESDAEDRHKRRQMRQEKANALKEKGNEAYAQGEYETAVKLYSDGLDERRDMQPLYTNRAQSYIKLEKYKEAISDCEWALKCNDKCVKAYLHMGKAYLALENYNESRMCYQKILEIEPGREKMLKEYLTQVDLEEERECQESKAWEEFDKGEEKATTVLQLLKKLDRPDQFPLYYCGGLKLLSHAITDCTGQTLFRLNNGFSIIQTNDTVRSCLLQKSTAPCAEELCVSVLKLWRVVCDGNDENQKMLMRCPASEEYIVDLLASGMAAVRKECLAFLSLYSQTPHGRCLAIENLNLHMLVGNLMGCISTQSQLETTALTILENFATENQFCLQLRDTFTTLIGLPFASLLRNITTFNRHSFPSLISTIGNMIGDDAIHNEVANCQECWQAFLIAMKWCTHCEYREILYPLLGLMINLSGNSSTAIQEHAVPISGVCLDLLSDPDGGIITRATGLLSKVLPQSTAATEEAVQRGVVGTMRRLLKGSGKTTTKYLIKTLTVCTAISQTAQEEWVKCDKRLHTLRRLLGPSSEEAVAGNAALCLGHCLGVRGAASSLLGTDTVLLLLRRAAGDAKRSAVQQNSAITLGKLCKAEPRHMAKLRELHGLEILHSCMKLIT, encoded by the exons ATGACAAAAGAGTTCGAGGATTTTGAGAGTTTCTTGAAGAATGTTGATGAAATAA GCGACCTGGTCAAGGATCTGAACTCCTCTGATGTAACGTCTCAGCAGAGAGCTGTGGAAAAGGCTGATTGCTACATAAGTACCTTGAAGGAGAAGGAGGAACCATGCAAAACACTCCTCAACAGGACGGTGATAAACACCAATCGCTCACAACAGGCACCTGCACCGACG GGTTCACAAAATGATCCCAGTTCAAGTGCAG ATCATTTCATGAAAATGATGGAAAGCGATGCAGAGGACAGACACAAAAGGAGACAAATGAGACAGGAGAAGGCAAATG CCCTTAAAGAAAAGGGGAACGAAGCATACGCCCAGGGAGAATACGAGACGGCTGTGAAGCTTTATAGCGACGGTTTAGACGAGCGACGAGACATGCAGCCGCTGTATACCAACAGAGCACAA TCCTATATCAAACTGGAGAAATATAAGGAGGCCATAAGTGACTGTGAGTGGGCTCTAAAG TGTAATGACAAGTGTGTTAAAGCGTATCTTCACATGGGGAAAGCATACCTGGCACTTGAGAATTATAACGAG TCACGAATGTGCTATCAAAAGATACTGGAAATTGAGCCAGGACGGGAAAAGATGCTCAAAG AGTATCTGACCCAAGTGGATTTGGAGGAAGAAAGAGAATGCCAGGAAAGCAAAGCGTGGGAGGAGTTTGATAAGGGAGAAGAAAAGGCCACGACAGTGCTCCAACTGTTGAAAAAGCTGGACAGACCCGATCAGTTCCCGTTATACTACTGCGGAGGGCTCAAGCTTCTATCACACGCCATTACAGACT GCACTGGCCAGACGCTGTTCCGATTAAACAATGGCTTCAGTATCATCCAAACCAATGACACCGTAAGAAG TTGCCTGTTGCAGAAATCGACAGCGCCATGCGCAGAGGAGCTATGCGTGTCCGTGCTGAAATTGTGGAGGGTGGTTTGCGATGGAAATG ATGAAAACCAAAAGATGCTGATGAGATGCCCAGCCTCCGAAGAGTACATTGTTGACTTGTTAGCATCAGGAATGGCGGCGGTGCGGAAAGAATGCCTGGCGTTTCTGTCTTTGTACTCCCAAACTCCACATGGAAGATGCTTGGCCATTGAGAACCTGAATTTGCACAT GTTGGTGGGAAACTTGATGGGGTGCATATCCACACAGAGCCAGCTGGAAACCACAGCGCTAACTATTTTGGAGAACTTTGCCACAGAAAACCA ATTTTGCTTGCAGTTAAGGGACACGTTTACCACATTGATTGGGCTCCCTTTCGCAAGTCTGCTG AGGAACATCACCACATTCAACCGGCATAGTTTTCCATCGCTCATATCAACAATAGGCAATATGATTGGAGATGATGCCATCCATAACGAGGTTGCCAACTGCCAGGAGTGTtggcaggcctttctaatcgccATG AAGTGGTGTACTCACTGtgaatacagagagatcctttatcCCCTCCTGGGACTGATGATCAACCTCTCTGGTAATTCCTCCACAGCCATCCAG GAgcatgctgttcccatcagtggcgTATGCTTGGACTTGCTGAGTGATCCCGACGGGGGCATCATCACA AGAGCCACAGGTTTGCTGAGTAAAGTGCTCCCACAGTCCACCGCTGCTACTGAAGAGGCCGTGCAGAGAGGAGTCGTGGGGACAATGCGGAGGCTACTGAAA GGATCAGGGAAGACCACCACTAAATATTTGATCAAGACCCTCACAGTGTGCACGGCTATCAGTCAAACGGCTCAGGAGGAGTGGGTGAAATGTGATAAAA GACTTCACACCCTGAGGAGGCTCCTGGGCCCCAGCAGTGAGGAGGCAGTGGCAGGGAACGCTGCCCTGTGCCTGGGCCACTGCCTGGGGGTGCGGGGGGCAGCCAGCAGCCTCCTGGGCACCGACACTGTCCTGCTCCTGCTCCGCCGTGCTGCGGGCGACGCCAAGAGAAGTGCTGTGCAGCAAAATTCTGCCATCACTCTGGGGAAGCTGTGTAAAGCAGAGCCCAG
- the ttc12 gene encoding tetratricopeptide repeat protein 12 isoform X2: MQNTPQQDGDKHQSLTTGTCTDDHFMKMMESDAEDRHKRRQMRQEKANALKEKGNEAYAQGEYETAVKLYSDGLDERRDMQPLYTNRAQSYIKLEKYKEAISDCEWALKCNDKCVKAYLHMGKAYLALENYNESRMCYQKILEIEPGREKMLKEYLTQVDLEEERECQESKAWEEFDKGEEKATTVLQLLKKLDRPDQFPLYYCGGLKLLSHAITDCTGQTLFRLNNGFSIIQTNDTVRSCLLQKSTAPCAEELCVSVLKLWRVVCDGNDENQKMLMRCPASEEYIVDLLASGMAAVRKECLAFLSLYSQTPHGRCLAIENLNLHMLVGNLMGCISTQSQLETTALTILENFATENQFCLQLRDTFTTLIGLPFASLLRNITTFNRHSFPSLISTIGNMIGDDAIHNEVANCQECWQAFLIAMKWCTHCEYREILYPLLGLMINLSGNSSTAIQEHAVPISGVCLDLLSDPDGGIITRATGLLSKVLPQSTAATEEAVQRGVVGTMRRLLKGSGKTTTKYLIKTLTVCTAISQTAQEEWVKCDKRLHTLRRLLGPSSEEAVAGNAALCLGHCLGVRGAASSLLGTDTVLLLLRRAAGDAKRSAVQQNSAITLGKLCKAEPRHMAKLRELHGLEILHSCMKLIT; the protein is encoded by the exons ATGCAAAACACTCCTCAACAGGACGGTGATAAACACCAATCGCTCACAACAGGCACCTGCACCGACG ATCATTTCATGAAAATGATGGAAAGCGATGCAGAGGACAGACACAAAAGGAGACAAATGAGACAGGAGAAGGCAAATG CCCTTAAAGAAAAGGGGAACGAAGCATACGCCCAGGGAGAATACGAGACGGCTGTGAAGCTTTATAGCGACGGTTTAGACGAGCGACGAGACATGCAGCCGCTGTATACCAACAGAGCACAA TCCTATATCAAACTGGAGAAATATAAGGAGGCCATAAGTGACTGTGAGTGGGCTCTAAAG TGTAATGACAAGTGTGTTAAAGCGTATCTTCACATGGGGAAAGCATACCTGGCACTTGAGAATTATAACGAG TCACGAATGTGCTATCAAAAGATACTGGAAATTGAGCCAGGACGGGAAAAGATGCTCAAAG AGTATCTGACCCAAGTGGATTTGGAGGAAGAAAGAGAATGCCAGGAAAGCAAAGCGTGGGAGGAGTTTGATAAGGGAGAAGAAAAGGCCACGACAGTGCTCCAACTGTTGAAAAAGCTGGACAGACCCGATCAGTTCCCGTTATACTACTGCGGAGGGCTCAAGCTTCTATCACACGCCATTACAGACT GCACTGGCCAGACGCTGTTCCGATTAAACAATGGCTTCAGTATCATCCAAACCAATGACACCGTAAGAAG TTGCCTGTTGCAGAAATCGACAGCGCCATGCGCAGAGGAGCTATGCGTGTCCGTGCTGAAATTGTGGAGGGTGGTTTGCGATGGAAATG ATGAAAACCAAAAGATGCTGATGAGATGCCCAGCCTCCGAAGAGTACATTGTTGACTTGTTAGCATCAGGAATGGCGGCGGTGCGGAAAGAATGCCTGGCGTTTCTGTCTTTGTACTCCCAAACTCCACATGGAAGATGCTTGGCCATTGAGAACCTGAATTTGCACAT GTTGGTGGGAAACTTGATGGGGTGCATATCCACACAGAGCCAGCTGGAAACCACAGCGCTAACTATTTTGGAGAACTTTGCCACAGAAAACCA ATTTTGCTTGCAGTTAAGGGACACGTTTACCACATTGATTGGGCTCCCTTTCGCAAGTCTGCTG AGGAACATCACCACATTCAACCGGCATAGTTTTCCATCGCTCATATCAACAATAGGCAATATGATTGGAGATGATGCCATCCATAACGAGGTTGCCAACTGCCAGGAGTGTtggcaggcctttctaatcgccATG AAGTGGTGTACTCACTGtgaatacagagagatcctttatcCCCTCCTGGGACTGATGATCAACCTCTCTGGTAATTCCTCCACAGCCATCCAG GAgcatgctgttcccatcagtggcgTATGCTTGGACTTGCTGAGTGATCCCGACGGGGGCATCATCACA AGAGCCACAGGTTTGCTGAGTAAAGTGCTCCCACAGTCCACCGCTGCTACTGAAGAGGCCGTGCAGAGAGGAGTCGTGGGGACAATGCGGAGGCTACTGAAA GGATCAGGGAAGACCACCACTAAATATTTGATCAAGACCCTCACAGTGTGCACGGCTATCAGTCAAACGGCTCAGGAGGAGTGGGTGAAATGTGATAAAA GACTTCACACCCTGAGGAGGCTCCTGGGCCCCAGCAGTGAGGAGGCAGTGGCAGGGAACGCTGCCCTGTGCCTGGGCCACTGCCTGGGGGTGCGGGGGGCAGCCAGCAGCCTCCTGGGCACCGACACTGTCCTGCTCCTGCTCCGCCGTGCTGCGGGCGACGCCAAGAGAAGTGCTGTGCAGCAAAATTCTGCCATCACTCTGGGGAAGCTGTGTAAAGCAGAGCCCAG